Proteins from a single region of Verrucosispora sp. NA02020:
- a CDS encoding bile acid:sodium symporter family protein: MRWPRRLPIDPFIAALFGTVALAALLPLRGTAAEVGRVAAALAVALLFFLHGAKIAPRAALDGARHWRLHVVVLLATFVLFPLLGLAAAPLRPAVLTPELYQGLLFLCAVPSTVQTSIAFTAIARGNVPAAVFTASFSNIAGIALTPLLVTLLLQGSGEVRVSAGSIGTVVLQLLVPFVAGQLSRRWTAGWIERHRALTGRVDRGAILLVVYSAFSAGVVAGVWDEVSPGRLAVLIAVVTGLLALVLGLLYAGGRVLRFDRPDRVTILFCGAKKSLATGLPMAAVLVQPEALGLLVLPLMIYHQIQLVVCAAIARRWADRHPPTPADRV, from the coding sequence ATGCGCTGGCCGCGTCGGCTGCCGATCGACCCGTTCATCGCGGCACTGTTCGGCACCGTGGCGCTGGCCGCCCTCCTCCCGTTGCGCGGCACGGCCGCCGAGGTGGGGCGGGTGGCGGCTGCGCTCGCGGTGGCGTTGCTCTTCTTCCTGCACGGTGCCAAGATCGCCCCGAGGGCGGCGCTCGACGGTGCCCGGCACTGGCGGCTGCACGTGGTGGTGCTGCTCGCCACGTTCGTGCTCTTCCCGCTGCTCGGGCTCGCCGCCGCGCCGCTGCGACCGGCGGTGCTGACCCCCGAGCTGTACCAGGGTCTGCTCTTCCTCTGCGCCGTGCCGTCCACGGTGCAGACCTCGATCGCGTTCACCGCCATCGCCCGGGGCAACGTGCCGGCGGCGGTCTTCACCGCCTCCTTCTCCAACATCGCCGGCATCGCGCTCACCCCGCTGCTGGTCACCCTGCTGCTCCAGGGCTCCGGCGAGGTACGGGTCAGCGCCGGCTCGATCGGCACGGTGGTGCTGCAACTGCTGGTGCCGTTCGTGGCGGGGCAACTCTCCCGCCGCTGGACCGCCGGCTGGATCGAGCGGCACCGAGCCCTGACCGGCCGGGTCGACCGGGGCGCGATCCTGCTGGTGGTCTACTCGGCCTTCAGTGCCGGCGTGGTGGCCGGGGTCTGGGACGAGGTCTCACCCGGGCGGCTGGCCGTCCTGATCGCCGTCGTCACCGGGCTGCTCGCGCTGGTGCTCGGGCTGCTGTACGCCGGTGGCCGGGTGCTCCGCTTCGACCGGCCAGACCGGGTCACGATCCTGTTCTGCGGGGCCAAGAAGAGCCTGGCCACCGGTCTGCCGATGGCGGCCGTGCTGGTGCAGCCCGAGGCGCTCGGCCTGCTGGTGCTGCCCCTGATGATCTATCACCAGATCCAACTGGTCGTCTGTGCCGCCATCGCCCGCCGCTGGGCCGACCGGCACCCCCCAACCCCCGCCGACCGCGTGTAA
- a CDS encoding glycogen debranching N-terminal domain-containing protein, with amino-acid sequence MDGVLDSFFASLAETPPGRLPTTPTGVLRFDFDGHDTWFVALADGRARAYRDGTDADCRVEMSRASFERLLAGRDHFVSMLFRGVLSVGGDLALMHLFRRLLPVAANSVAVEPATPGTTFAEPGLVGLQQATRIFAGSLFMISEANGNVGTTPTTPMGLYFFDTRFLSTWDLTLDGEQLSVLSHDAVNTWESRFGLVPGEPTHYVSATTSVMRRRQVDKEFQEEITLLNHAPAPVRYTMRLAVAADFAEVPEVRSGLRRDRPVVALVEQDTLRLHYKRESLHRETVVTASEPARIDEDGLTFTVTVDAKSTWSTRLRVLTLVRDLHSRDLRERLNSSTGRSDRRVLTDIARLTASAPRLRADYEPLQHAYERSVRDLAALHYPGLNYLDGLPATGLPWSMTLLVRESLISSFQALPFLPERAARTLRILALTQGARDDPFRGEQPGKIVQECRYGDSAAFNDTPESANFTAVDTTALFVILLDEYERWTGDADLVRGYEYEVRAAIAWLDGPADPQRTGYVWAGCQTSRTEEVGGTWRSSAHAICFADGRPAGFPQATCEVQGYTYDAKRRAARMARLFWQDLEWADRLEREAAELQDRFDRDFWLPDRGHYAVALSADGRPVDGLASNMGHLLWSDMVPMSRRDDVVRHLFGPGLWSGWGIRTVAEDEPGYNPLGRHTGAVWPWDNSMIAWGLCRAGFRAEAARIAEGMLEASRYFDGRLPAYLTGYDRAATKVPVPYGLADSPYAPSSGTPLMVLRTLLGLEPYANHLAVEAGVPEEMGQIELLDIPGRWGYTDALGRGRPFRARRTP; translated from the coding sequence GTGGACGGAGTGCTCGACAGCTTCTTCGCGAGCCTGGCCGAGACTCCGCCCGGCCGCCTGCCCACCACACCCACCGGGGTGCTCCGCTTCGACTTCGACGGGCACGACACCTGGTTCGTCGCGCTCGCCGACGGCCGCGCCCGGGCGTACCGGGACGGCACCGACGCCGACTGCCGGGTGGAGATGAGCCGGGCCTCGTTCGAGCGTCTCCTCGCCGGCCGCGACCACTTCGTCTCCATGCTGTTCCGGGGAGTGCTATCGGTCGGGGGCGACCTCGCCCTGATGCACCTCTTCCGCCGACTGCTGCCGGTGGCCGCCAACAGCGTCGCCGTCGAGCCGGCCACACCGGGTACGACCTTCGCCGAACCCGGTCTGGTCGGACTCCAGCAGGCCACCCGCATCTTCGCGGGCAGCCTGTTCATGATCAGCGAAGCCAACGGGAACGTCGGGACTACGCCGACCACCCCGATGGGCCTCTACTTCTTCGACACCCGGTTCCTGTCCACCTGGGACCTGACCCTCGACGGGGAGCAACTCTCGGTGCTCTCCCACGACGCGGTGAACACCTGGGAGTCCCGGTTCGGGCTGGTGCCCGGCGAGCCCACCCACTACGTCAGCGCGACCACCTCGGTCATGCGGCGACGCCAGGTGGACAAGGAGTTCCAGGAGGAGATCACCCTGCTCAACCACGCGCCCGCACCGGTGCGGTACACCATGCGGCTGGCGGTCGCCGCGGACTTCGCCGAAGTCCCCGAGGTCCGCAGCGGGCTGCGCCGGGACCGACCGGTGGTCGCCCTGGTGGAGCAGGACACGCTGCGGCTGCACTACAAGCGGGAGAGCCTGCACCGGGAGACGGTGGTCACGGCGAGCGAACCGGCCCGGATCGACGAGGACGGGCTGACCTTCACCGTCACGGTCGACGCGAAGAGCACCTGGAGCACCCGGCTGCGGGTACTCACCCTCGTCCGCGACCTGCACAGCCGCGACCTGCGGGAACGGCTGAACAGTTCCACCGGGCGCTCCGACAGGCGGGTCCTGACCGACATCGCCCGGTTGACCGCGTCGGCACCCCGACTGCGTGCCGACTACGAGCCGTTGCAGCACGCGTACGAGCGGTCCGTGCGCGACCTCGCCGCACTGCACTATCCCGGCCTCAACTACCTCGACGGCCTGCCCGCCACCGGCCTGCCCTGGTCGATGACCCTGCTGGTCCGGGAGAGCCTGATCAGCAGCTTCCAGGCGCTGCCCTTCCTGCCGGAACGGGCGGCCCGGACCCTGCGCATCCTGGCGCTGACCCAGGGCGCACGGGACGACCCGTTCCGGGGCGAGCAGCCGGGCAAGATCGTCCAGGAGTGCCGGTACGGCGACTCGGCAGCCTTCAACGACACCCCCGAGTCGGCCAACTTCACCGCCGTCGACACCACCGCCCTCTTCGTCATCCTGCTCGACGAGTACGAGCGGTGGACCGGCGACGCCGACCTGGTCCGTGGGTACGAGTACGAGGTGCGGGCGGCCATCGCCTGGCTCGACGGCCCCGCCGACCCGCAGCGGACCGGTTACGTCTGGGCCGGTTGCCAGACCAGCCGCACCGAGGAGGTGGGCGGCACCTGGCGCAGTTCGGCGCACGCGATCTGCTTCGCCGACGGCCGTCCGGCCGGATTCCCGCAGGCGACCTGCGAGGTCCAGGGCTACACCTACGACGCCAAACGGCGGGCCGCCCGGATGGCGCGCCTGTTCTGGCAGGACCTGGAGTGGGCCGACCGGCTGGAACGCGAGGCCGCCGAGTTGCAGGACCGCTTCGACCGGGATTTCTGGCTGCCCGACCGGGGGCACTACGCGGTGGCGCTCTCCGCCGACGGTCGACCCGTGGACGGGCTGGCCTCGAACATGGGCCACCTGCTCTGGAGCGACATGGTCCCGATGTCGCGGCGCGACGACGTGGTGCGGCACCTGTTCGGTCCCGGCCTCTGGTCGGGCTGGGGCATCCGCACCGTCGCCGAGGACGAACCCGGCTACAACCCGCTCGGTCGCCACACCGGTGCGGTCTGGCCCTGGGACAACTCGATGATCGCCTGGGGACTGTGTCGGGCCGGGTTCCGGGCCGAGGCGGCGCGCATCGCCGAGGGCATGCTGGAGGCGAGCCGCTACTTCGACGGCCGGTTGCCCGCGTACCTCACCGGCTACGACCGGGCCGCCACCAAGGTCCCGGTGCCGTACGGGCTCGCCGACAGCCCGTACGCCCCGTCCAGCGGTACGCCCCTGATGGTGCTGCGTACGCTGCTCGGCCTGGAGCCGTACGCGAACCACCTGGCGGTGGAGGCCGGGGTGCCGGAGGAGATGGGCCAGATCGAGCTGCTCGACATCCCGGGTCGGTGGGGGTACACCGACGCGCTGGGGCGGGGCCGTCCGTTCCGTGCCCGCCGTACGCCCTGA
- a CDS encoding alpha/beta fold hydrolase encodes MDGRVAAGVRYHTYGPGRGGTFLLVHGWCGDHTYLEPVARHLAARPARVIAVDMPGHGDSQPSPDGYGVDQMGGHLRALAEALDLRRVTVIGHSLGGVWSLAAAAADRSRFTGLVMLDSAVAGPPGAADAIGEVAESLRDDTSGAAREQIVRSYFRPYSEPRLVERVVRAMGRPSTEIAYEPIAGLAAYVRQGGDVAALTTWARPLLMVGTDQPFSDYAHLTRLVPESHIGQTAGSGHFVQLEVPEQVNAMIDRYLEITR; translated from the coding sequence GTGGACGGACGGGTCGCGGCAGGAGTGCGCTACCACACGTACGGGCCCGGGCGGGGCGGCACGTTCCTGCTCGTCCACGGCTGGTGCGGCGACCACACGTACCTGGAACCGGTGGCCCGTCACCTGGCCGCCCGGCCGGCCCGGGTGATCGCCGTCGACATGCCCGGCCACGGCGACAGTCAGCCCTCGCCCGACGGGTACGGCGTCGACCAGATGGGCGGTCACCTGCGCGCCCTGGCCGAGGCGCTGGACCTGCGCCGGGTCACGGTGATCGGGCACAGCCTCGGCGGGGTCTGGTCGTTGGCCGCCGCAGCCGCCGACCGGAGTCGGTTCACCGGCCTGGTGATGCTGGACTCCGCGGTGGCCGGGCCGCCCGGGGCCGCCGACGCGATCGGCGAGGTGGCCGAATCACTGCGCGACGACACGTCGGGCGCGGCCCGGGAGCAGATCGTCCGTTCGTACTTCCGGCCCTACTCCGAGCCGCGCCTGGTGGAGCGGGTGGTCCGGGCGATGGGCCGACCCTCCACCGAGATCGCCTACGAGCCGATCGCCGGACTGGCCGCGTACGTGCGGCAGGGCGGCGACGTGGCGGCGCTGACCACCTGGGCCCGGCCGCTGCTGATGGTCGGCACCGACCAGCCCTTCTCCGACTACGCCCACCTCACCCGACTCGTCCCCGAGTCGCACATCGGGCAGACCGCCGGCTCCGGGCACTTCGTGCAACTGGAGGTTCCGGAACAGGTGAACGCGATGATCGACCGCTATCTGGAGATCACCCGCTGA
- a CDS encoding beta-L-arabinofuranosidase domain-containing protein encodes MAESVEIPVSRRQVLQVSAAGVAAVATASAFPTAAQAAPTPGSGPGTPAPRLADPGPGGTAPVRPFPLRDVRLGDGLLQEKRDRMKNYLRQLDERRFLVLFNNQAGRPNPAGVTTPGGWEDGGLLSGHWAGHVMTALAQGYADLGEPIFKNKLDWMVGELAACQAAITARMGTGDPGGDPQEPEEPEIDRVPGRFGSGLRLGGPSRAEHVTLPQEAISQLTDFTIATWVNLAATQNWSRLFDFGQNSTVNMFLAPRAGSTGNAPRFAITVGGSAGEQQINGTTALPVNQWVHLAVTLTQNTGTLYVNGVQVGQNTSMTLSPANLGNPGNRWIGRSQYGDPMLNATVDEFHIFDRALSAQEVASLQNSPAGSTGGGSIAWYRFEEEGGSTILDSSPNGRDGGIVATQSGGTELWVPTHPGYLGAIPEDAVLRLGPPRWAVYGSNAATNTWAPWYTQHKIMRGLLDAYYHTDNATALDVVTRMADWAHLALTVGDKNHPGYPGPITRDNLNYMWDLYIAGETGGVNEVFPEISALTGDSRHLETARLFDNRESLFDACVENRDILVTTPATNPGRRRPDRLHANSHVPQFVGYLRVYEHSGDTEYFQAAKNFFGMVVPHRAYANGGTGGNYPGSNNNIELFQNRDNIANSIAQGGAETCTTYNLIKLARNLFLHEQDPAYLDYYERGLINQIAGSRADTTTVSNPQVTYFQPLTPGAARGYGNTGTCCGGTGVENHTKYQETIYFKSADDSTLWVNLYVPSTLTWSEKDLTVVQETDYPRRDHTRLTVNGSGPLEIKLRVPAWVRKGFQVSVNGVAHQHTATPGSYLTLSRTWRSGDTVDIRMPFSIRIERAIDRPDTQALFWGPVLLQILGNPGGGAFRELSLYRHLRRDGDYSRAAITPSSTTAAGDQLFATHGFTLRPYYVADTQAVSSYFRRVEPTVVFGGIDTGVPNHKRNDGLPAYDIPVTGVPSPGTDGPTFLDLLWDEAPFAGHGQFVTAVTRIADAFVDADVFTAAQRDRIVADATRARAELDPGSSFDVEVTAKTHRIGGTAYVSVSARNDDQVPLTIELVTAFGSRTVTGVAPGRSAFQQFTTRAAAVPAGTATVRITGTVDGEEIVTEVEAPYPALG; translated from the coding sequence GTGGCTGAATCCGTTGAGATCCCCGTGAGTCGACGTCAGGTCCTGCAGGTGTCCGCCGCCGGAGTAGCCGCGGTCGCCACCGCGAGTGCCTTCCCGACCGCCGCACAGGCGGCACCGACCCCGGGTTCGGGCCCCGGTACGCCCGCGCCACGCCTCGCCGATCCCGGGCCGGGCGGCACCGCACCGGTCCGGCCGTTCCCGCTCCGTGACGTCCGGCTCGGCGACGGCCTGCTCCAGGAGAAGCGGGACCGGATGAAGAACTACCTGCGGCAACTCGACGAGCGGCGCTTCCTGGTGCTGTTCAACAACCAGGCGGGCCGACCCAACCCGGCCGGGGTCACCACACCCGGCGGCTGGGAGGACGGCGGCCTGCTCAGCGGCCACTGGGCCGGGCACGTCATGACCGCCCTCGCGCAGGGATACGCCGACCTCGGTGAACCGATCTTCAAGAACAAGCTCGACTGGATGGTCGGCGAACTCGCCGCCTGCCAGGCGGCCATCACGGCCCGGATGGGCACCGGCGATCCGGGCGGCGATCCGCAGGAGCCGGAGGAGCCGGAGATCGACCGGGTGCCCGGCCGGTTCGGCAGCGGCCTGCGACTGGGCGGTCCCAGCCGGGCCGAGCACGTGACGCTGCCGCAGGAGGCGATCAGCCAGCTCACCGACTTCACCATCGCGACCTGGGTCAACCTGGCGGCCACGCAGAACTGGAGCCGGTTGTTCGACTTCGGTCAGAACAGCACGGTGAACATGTTCCTCGCCCCGCGTGCCGGATCGACCGGTAACGCACCCCGGTTCGCGATCACCGTCGGCGGCAGCGCCGGCGAACAGCAGATCAACGGCACCACCGCGTTGCCCGTCAACCAGTGGGTGCACCTGGCCGTCACCCTCACCCAGAACACCGGCACGTTGTACGTCAACGGCGTCCAGGTCGGCCAGAACACGAGCATGACGTTGAGTCCGGCGAACCTGGGGAACCCCGGCAACCGGTGGATCGGTCGGTCGCAGTACGGCGACCCGATGCTCAACGCCACCGTCGACGAGTTCCACATCTTCGACCGGGCGCTCAGCGCACAGGAGGTGGCGTCCCTGCAGAACTCCCCCGCCGGCAGCACCGGAGGCGGCTCGATCGCCTGGTACCGGTTCGAGGAGGAGGGCGGCTCGACGATCCTGGACTCGTCACCGAACGGCCGCGACGGCGGGATCGTCGCCACGCAGAGCGGCGGGACCGAGCTGTGGGTGCCGACCCACCCCGGCTACCTCGGTGCCATCCCCGAGGACGCGGTGCTGCGACTCGGGCCGCCCCGGTGGGCGGTGTACGGCAGCAACGCGGCCACGAACACCTGGGCCCCCTGGTACACCCAGCACAAGATCATGCGTGGTCTGCTCGACGCGTATTACCACACCGACAACGCCACCGCGCTCGACGTGGTGACCAGGATGGCCGACTGGGCGCACCTGGCGCTGACGGTCGGCGACAAGAACCACCCCGGCTATCCGGGACCGATCACCCGGGACAACCTGAACTACATGTGGGACCTCTACATCGCGGGCGAGACCGGCGGCGTGAACGAGGTGTTCCCGGAGATCTCCGCGCTCACCGGCGACAGTCGGCACCTGGAGACCGCCAGGCTTTTCGACAACCGCGAGTCGCTCTTCGACGCCTGCGTGGAGAACCGGGACATCCTCGTGACCACCCCGGCCACCAACCCGGGACGACGCCGCCCCGACCGCTTGCACGCCAACTCGCACGTGCCGCAGTTCGTCGGCTACCTGCGCGTGTACGAACACAGCGGCGACACCGAGTACTTCCAGGCCGCGAAGAACTTCTTCGGCATGGTGGTCCCGCACCGCGCGTACGCCAACGGCGGCACCGGCGGCAACTACCCCGGCTCGAACAACAACATCGAGCTGTTCCAGAACCGGGACAACATCGCCAACTCGATCGCCCAGGGCGGTGCCGAGACCTGCACCACGTACAACCTGATCAAACTCGCCCGCAACCTGTTCCTGCACGAGCAGGACCCGGCGTACCTGGACTACTACGAGCGGGGCCTGATCAACCAGATCGCCGGGTCACGCGCCGACACCACCACCGTCAGCAACCCGCAGGTCACCTACTTCCAGCCGTTGACCCCGGGGGCCGCCCGTGGCTACGGCAACACCGGCACCTGCTGCGGCGGCACCGGGGTGGAGAACCACACCAAGTACCAGGAGACGATCTACTTCAAGTCCGCCGACGACTCCACCCTCTGGGTCAACCTGTACGTGCCGTCGACCCTGACGTGGTCGGAGAAGGACCTCACCGTCGTCCAGGAGACGGACTACCCCCGCCGGGACCACACCCGGCTGACCGTCAACGGCAGCGGTCCACTGGAGATCAAGCTTCGCGTACCGGCCTGGGTGCGCAAGGGCTTCCAGGTCAGCGTCAACGGTGTCGCACACCAGCACACCGCCACCCCGGGCAGCTACCTGACACTGAGCCGCACCTGGCGCTCCGGCGACACGGTCGACATCCGGATGCCGTTCAGCATCCGCATCGAACGCGCCATCGACCGCCCCGACACCCAGGCCCTGTTCTGGGGACCGGTGCTGCTGCAGATCCTCGGCAACCCCGGTGGGGGCGCCTTCCGGGAGCTGTCGTTGTACCGCCACCTCCGGCGCGACGGCGACTACAGCCGGGCCGCCATCACCCCGAGCAGCACCACGGCCGCCGGTGACCAGCTCTTCGCCACGCACGGGTTCACCCTGCGGCCGTACTACGTCGCCGACACCCAGGCCGTCTCGTCGTACTTCCGGCGGGTCGAACCGACGGTCGTGTTCGGCGGCATCGACACCGGCGTACCCAACCACAAGCGCAACGACGGCCTGCCCGCGTACGACATCCCGGTCACCGGAGTGCCGTCACCCGGCACCGACGGTCCGACCTTCCTCGACCTGCTCTGGGACGAGGCGCCGTTCGCCGGCCACGGTCAGTTCGTCACGGCCGTCACCCGCATCGCCGACGCCTTCGTCGACGCGGACGTCTTCACCGCCGCGCAACGCGACCGGATCGTCGCTGACGCCACCCGGGCCAGGGCCGAACTCGACCCCGGGTCCTCGTTCGATGTCGAGGTGACCGCGAAGACGCACCGCATCGGCGGCACGGCGTACGTCTCCGTCTCCGCCCGCAACGACGACCAGGTGCCGCTCACCATCGAGCTGGTCACCGCGTTCGGCTCGCGGACGGTGACCGGCGTCGCCCCGGGCAGGAGCGCCTTCCAGCAGTTCACCACGCGCGCCGCGGCGGTACCGGCCGGCACCGCCACCGTCCGGATCACCGGCACCGTCGACGGCGAGGAGATCGTCACCGAGGTCGAGGCCCCGTACCCGGCGCTCGGCTAG
- a CDS encoding NAD(P)/FAD-dependent oxidoreductase has product MTGVRVDVAVVGAGPAGLAAALASAEAGARVAIVDAGVRHGGQYWRSPAPGAGRFRPATLHHGWRRFTSTVDRLAALADAGRVVRLAGHHVWSVTPDGDGWALRCLVGAEPRQHGTPDPVTVAARRLVLATGAYDRQVPFPGWDLPGVITAGGAQALLKGHLVVPGRRVVVAGTGPFLLPVADGLARYGARVAAVVEANGPLALARHPRALLGAAGKFGEAAGYAARLARHRVPVRHRHVVLRATGTDRLTGVVVARRGRDGRVRTGTERRIDCEVLAVGWGFTPQLDLALQLGCATRVDADQSLVVSVDEQQASSVAGVWAAGEATGVGGADLATVEGRIAGAAAAASLGAGPLPGDRAARRRRRALRRFAAALHRAYPIPDDVLARCADETVVCRCEEVDAGEIRQTVELLGATEARTVKLLARPGMGWCQGRVCGFATACLTAHHAGRAVTGADLRAFAERPIAAPLSLGRLAASEEDGSGVDHR; this is encoded by the coding sequence ATGACCGGCGTACGCGTGGACGTGGCGGTCGTCGGTGCCGGGCCGGCGGGACTGGCCGCCGCGCTCGCCTCGGCGGAGGCCGGCGCCCGGGTCGCGATCGTCGACGCGGGCGTACGCCACGGCGGGCAGTACTGGCGCTCCCCCGCTCCCGGCGCCGGCCGCTTCCGGCCGGCCACCCTGCACCACGGCTGGCGGCGGTTCACCTCCACGGTGGACCGTCTCGCCGCGCTGGCCGACGCCGGTCGGGTCGTCCGGCTGGCCGGGCACCACGTCTGGTCCGTCACGCCGGACGGCGACGGTTGGGCGCTCCGCTGCCTGGTCGGCGCCGAGCCTCGGCAGCACGGCACACCCGACCCGGTCACCGTCGCCGCCCGCCGGCTCGTCCTCGCCACCGGCGCGTACGACCGGCAGGTGCCCTTCCCTGGCTGGGACCTGCCCGGCGTGATCACCGCAGGCGGGGCGCAGGCCCTGCTCAAGGGTCATCTGGTCGTACCCGGACGGCGGGTGGTGGTGGCCGGCACCGGGCCTTTCCTGCTGCCGGTCGCCGACGGTCTGGCCCGGTACGGCGCACGGGTGGCGGCGGTGGTGGAGGCGAACGGTCCGCTCGCCCTGGCCCGGCACCCCCGCGCGCTGCTCGGCGCGGCCGGCAAGTTCGGTGAGGCGGCCGGGTACGCGGCCCGGCTGGCGCGGCACCGGGTGCCGGTCCGGCATCGGCACGTCGTGCTGCGGGCCACCGGCACGGACCGGTTGACCGGGGTGGTCGTCGCCCGGCGAGGTCGGGACGGCCGGGTACGCACCGGCACCGAGCGGCGGATCGACTGCGAGGTGCTGGCCGTCGGGTGGGGGTTCACGCCGCAACTCGACCTGGCGCTCCAACTCGGGTGCGCGACCCGGGTCGACGCCGACCAGAGCCTGGTGGTGTCCGTCGACGAGCAGCAGGCGTCGAGCGTCGCCGGGGTGTGGGCGGCCGGTGAGGCCACCGGCGTCGGCGGCGCCGACCTGGCGACGGTGGAGGGTCGGATCGCCGGTGCCGCGGCGGCGGCTTCGCTCGGCGCCGGACCGCTGCCCGGGGATCGGGCGGCACGTCGTCGACGCCGTGCCCTGCGCCGGTTCGCCGCCGCCCTGCACCGGGCCTACCCGATCCCCGACGACGTACTCGCGCGGTGTGCCGACGAGACCGTGGTCTGCCGGTGCGAGGAGGTCGACGCGGGCGAGATCCGGCAGACCGTGGAGTTGCTGGGCGCTACCGAGGCCCGCACCGTCAAGCTGCTGGCCCGGCCGGGGATGGGCTGGTGCCAGGGCCGGGTGTGCGGCTTCGCCACCGCCTGCCTGACCGCCCACCACGCCGGTCGGGCGGTCACCGGGGCGGACCTGCGGGCCTTCGCGGAACGACCGATCGCCGCCCCGCTGTCGCTGGGACGACTGGCCGCGTCCGAGGAGGACGGATCCGGGGTGGATCACCGCTAG
- a CDS encoding (2Fe-2S)-binding protein produces the protein MIHPDEFEILLDGTPVPCRDGWTVGAALTAAGVLSWRDTHVGGRPRGLFCGIGICFDCLVTVNGQPSLRACLVPATPGDDVRTQQGTGR, from the coding sequence GTGATCCACCCCGACGAGTTCGAGATCCTCCTCGACGGCACGCCGGTGCCCTGTCGCGACGGCTGGACCGTCGGCGCCGCCCTCACCGCCGCCGGGGTGCTGTCCTGGCGGGACACCCACGTCGGCGGGCGACCCCGGGGGCTGTTCTGCGGCATCGGAATCTGTTTCGACTGCCTGGTGACCGTCAACGGACAACCGTCGCTGCGGGCCTGCCTGGTGCCCGCCACACCCGGCGACGACGTCCGCACCCAGCAGGGCACCGGGCGATGA
- a CDS encoding FAD-binding oxidoreductase yields MRSGAVDLVVVGAGILGAACAHEAIRAGLSVTVVDSGPIVGGTTGAGEGNILVSDKEPGPELDLALHSHRQWRALADLPVRDTTFGDLVEMEAKGGLVVATDGASLDGLARLATRQRDLGVEAVAVDRDRLHAHEPHLGDDLTGGYRYPQDMQVQPMLAAAHLLRLARRGGATVLPHEPVTDLLRDGPRVVGVRTPRRDIPAAAVLNAAGTWAGQVAALAGVVLPIAPRRGYILVTEPLPALIRHKVYLADYVADVASDSAALRTSTVVEGTRAGTVLIGASRERVGFDRSLSVPALRQLAAGAVRLFPVLRDVAVIRAYRGFRPYCPDHLPVIGPDPRAPGLHHACGHEGAGIGLAPGTARLVTQSLLGTPPEMDLTPFRPDRFDPEVPR; encoded by the coding sequence GTGCGTAGCGGGGCGGTGGATCTGGTCGTGGTGGGGGCGGGCATCCTCGGCGCGGCCTGCGCCCACGAGGCGATCCGGGCGGGCCTGTCGGTGACCGTCGTCGACAGTGGACCGATCGTCGGCGGCACCACCGGGGCGGGCGAGGGGAACATCCTCGTCTCCGACAAGGAACCCGGCCCGGAACTCGACCTCGCGCTGCACTCGCACCGGCAGTGGCGCGCCCTGGCCGACCTGCCGGTGCGCGACACGACCTTCGGTGACCTGGTGGAGATGGAGGCCAAGGGCGGACTGGTGGTCGCCACCGACGGGGCGTCGCTGGACGGTCTGGCCCGGCTCGCCACGCGGCAACGTGACCTCGGCGTCGAGGCGGTCGCGGTCGACCGGGACCGGCTGCACGCACACGAACCGCACCTGGGCGACGACCTCACCGGCGGCTACCGGTACCCGCAGGACATGCAGGTGCAGCCGATGCTCGCCGCCGCCCACCTGCTGCGACTGGCCCGCCGGGGCGGCGCCACCGTGCTGCCGCACGAGCCGGTCACCGACCTGCTCCGGGACGGACCACGGGTGGTCGGCGTACGGACTCCGCGACGCGACATCCCCGCCGCCGCCGTCCTCAACGCCGCCGGCACCTGGGCCGGTCAGGTCGCCGCACTGGCCGGTGTCGTGCTGCCGATCGCGCCCCGACGCGGCTACATCCTGGTGACCGAGCCGCTCCCGGCGCTCATCCGGCACAAGGTGTACCTCGCCGACTACGTCGCCGACGTGGCCAGCGACTCGGCCGCGCTGCGGACCTCCACGGTGGTGGAGGGCACCCGGGCGGGCACCGTGCTCATCGGCGCCAGCCGGGAACGCGTCGGCTTCGACCGGAGCCTCTCCGTCCCGGCCCTGCGGCAGCTCGCCGCCGGTGCGGTACGCCTCTTCCCGGTGCTGCGCGACGTGGCGGTGATCCGCGCGTACCGGGGATTCCGGCCGTACTGCCCCGACCACCTGCCGGTGATCGGCCCGGACCCCCGGGCCCCCGGGCTGCACCACGCGTGCGGCCACGAGGGCGCCGGCATCGGCCTGGCACCGGGCACCGCGCGTCTCGTCACGCAGAGCCTGCTCGGCACGCCGCCCGAGATGGACCTGACCCCGTTCCGCCCGGACCGGTTCGACCCGGAGGTGCCCCGGTGA